A stretch of Desulfobacter hydrogenophilus DNA encodes these proteins:
- a CDS encoding Ni/Fe hydrogenase subunit alpha: protein MGKTIHISPLSRIEGHANIDIQLDDNGEVASATTHFNSIRGFEKYVQGKPAEEVTRIVTRICGICPWHHHLSSTKAVDACFGANVAPAGHMLRECMQNMAHINDKILHFYFLAAPDFIMGPDADYKVRNVIGIAQAAPELAKKVIKMRQLGQMMMEKFAGKVIHPIAAVPGGFSKPMSDSQRKELIESTKTLLDFATFSMAHAKENIFPAYMDDVTTLGSITTGFIGTVDYHGALNFYDGNIRLMMIDGSFQDFNDADYLDYIAEHVEPTSYGKFPYAKSWNQGFSMDIDNPKGVYRSNCLARLNTCDHISTPLAQAELEAFREQFGRPAQHTLLYHWARLIELVYACEKTLELLMDTAICGKETRFEVSPKAGRGVGHVEAPRGTLIHDYTTDENGLIEKANMIVGTTHNLAPISMSVEQSAKMLIKDGHVDETILNKVEMSVRAYDP, encoded by the coding sequence ATGGGAAAAACAATTCACATCTCCCCCCTGTCACGAATAGAGGGGCATGCAAATATTGACATACAGCTTGACGACAACGGCGAAGTGGCTTCGGCCACCACTCATTTTAACTCCATCAGGGGATTTGAAAAATATGTCCAGGGGAAACCGGCTGAGGAGGTGACTCGTATTGTCACCCGTATCTGCGGAATCTGCCCTTGGCATCATCATCTGTCATCCACTAAAGCCGTGGATGCCTGTTTCGGTGCAAACGTTGCCCCGGCAGGCCACATGCTGCGCGAATGCATGCAGAATATGGCGCATATCAACGACAAAATTTTGCACTTTTATTTTCTGGCAGCACCGGATTTTATCATGGGTCCGGATGCTGATTACAAAGTCAGGAACGTCATCGGGATTGCCCAGGCAGCACCGGAGTTAGCCAAGAAAGTCATTAAAATGAGGCAGCTGGGACAGATGATGATGGAAAAATTCGCAGGAAAGGTCATCCATCCAATAGCAGCTGTCCCGGGCGGATTTTCAAAACCCATGTCGGACAGCCAGCGCAAAGAGTTGATCGAGAGCACCAAGACCCTGCTGGACTTTGCCACCTTTTCCATGGCCCATGCCAAGGAAAACATTTTCCCGGCTTATATGGATGACGTAACCACGCTTGGCTCTATCACTACAGGTTTTATCGGTACGGTGGACTACCACGGGGCATTGAATTTCTATGATGGAAATATCCGACTCATGATGATAGACGGATCATTCCAGGATTTTAATGATGCAGATTACCTTGATTATATCGCAGAACACGTGGAACCAACATCCTATGGCAAATTTCCCTATGCGAAGTCCTGGAACCAGGGATTCTCCATGGATATTGACAATCCCAAAGGTGTCTACCGCTCCAATTGCCTAGCAAGACTGAATACCTGCGATCATATATCCACCCCCCTTGCCCAGGCTGAACTGGAAGCGTTCAGGGAACAATTCGGCCGCCCTGCCCAGCATACTCTGCTCTACCATTGGGCCAGACTTATCGAATTGGTATATGCCTGTGAAAAGACTCTTGAGCTGCTTATGGATACAGCCATCTGCGGAAAAGAAACCCGATTTGAAGTCTCCCCGAAAGCCGGTCGCGGCGTAGGCCATGTGGAAGCGCCCAGAGGGACCTTGATACATGACTACACAACCGATGAAAACGGACTCATTGAAAAAGCCAACATGATTGTTGGTACCACCCACAACCTGGCCCCTATTTCAATGAGCGTAGAGCAGTCCGCAAAAATGCTTATCAAAGACGGCCATGTGGATGAAACAATATTAAATAAGGTAGAGATGTCGGTGCGAGCGTACGACCCCTGA
- a CDS encoding GAF domain-containing protein, producing the protein MIKDTQKSDILQYPEKAEEERIRAIVSLPINLRGKMIGALRIYHSTVWDLSEEDLSFLQVLTHNVGIA; encoded by the coding sequence ATCATCAAAGATACACAAAAAAGCGATATACTTCAGTATCCTGAAAAAGCCGAAGAGGAGAGGATAAGGGCCATTGTATCCCTTCCCATAAATCTTCGGGGTAAAATGATCGGTGCTCTCAGAATCTATCATTCAACGGTGTGGGATCTCTCAGAGGAGGATCTCTCCTTTCTACAGGTGCTGACTCATAATGTCGGCATAGCCTAA